Proteins encoded within one genomic window of Eublepharis macularius isolate TG4126 chromosome 10, MPM_Emac_v1.0, whole genome shotgun sequence:
- the TLR3 gene encoding toll-like receptor 3 isoform X2 — protein sequence MSQNKIVELKKEDFLFLSNSSLKILDLSSNPLTEFHPGCFRAIGNLYGLNLNRVHLGPPGTEKLCLELSSTSIQNLSLSQVQLSHISNSTFSRMQKTNLTILDLSNNYLSAIENGALVWFQNLKSLNLEDNKIAHLFSHSLDGLNNVNFLNLRNSIKQKIDDFAFQSLKRLECLIMDDNTFPEITPHMFTGLENLKNLSLSKCIMTLGTTKRTITNRTFSSLAHSPLQFLNLTRTKITDIQAGAFSWLGELKSLDLGINEIDQEIKGHEFQGLSNIETIYLSYNNLLTLTSDSFAFVPSLRKLRLRKVGCRNLNISPSPFRTLQNLTILDLGNNNIANMREDVFDGLHQLEILDLQHNNLARLWKHANPDGLVLFLKGLQNLRLLDLEFNGFDEIPGKVFHGLPQLRSLNLASNNLNLLPEFVFNDLASLTSLFLQKNLVTAVEKEVFGTVFANLKELEMGENPFDCTCESIAWFVNWLNGSKTYIPGLNQYLCNTPPKYHSTLVIHFDTLPCDNAPFKLLYIVNTTVTLLLIFVVLLIHFIGWRIKFLWSVSVNRVLGFREIDRPQQQFDYDAYIIHAQKDKNWVFKNFIPLEGRKENNEPIIRFCLEERDFEAGISEFEAIVNSINRSRKTIFVVTNHLLKDPWCKRFKVHHAIQQAIEQSRDSIILIFRHDIPDYKLNHALCLRRAMFKSRCLLEWPAQKERVNAFYLQLKSALKSSSRIQ from the exons ATGTCTCAGAATAAAATTGTTGAGTTAAAGAAAGAAGACTTCCTTTTTCTTAGTAACTCTTCATTAAAAATACTGGACTTGTCATCAAATCCCTTAACAGAG TTTCACCCAGGCTGTTTCCGGGCTATTGGAAATCTGTATGGACTTAACTTGAACAGAGTTCACCTGGGGCCTCCTGGAACAGAGAAACTTTGTTTAGAATTATCTAGCACAAGCATCCAGAATCTCTCACTGAGCCAAGTGCAACTTTCACATATTTCCAACTCGACTTTCAGTAGAATGCAAAAAACAAATCTTACTATATTAGACCTATCTAATAACTATTTGTCTGCGATTGAAAATGGTGCTCTTGTCTGGTTCCAAAATTTAAAGTCTTTAAATCTTGAGGACAATAAGATTGCACATCTGTTTTCTCATTCCTTGGATGGATTGAACAATGTGAATTTTCTGAATCTGAGAAACTCCATCAAGCAAAAAATTGATGATTTTGCTTTTCAGTCACTAAAACGTTTAGAGTGTCTTATTATGGATGATAATACATTTCCAGAGATTACTCCTCATATGTTTACCGGTTTGGAAAACTTGAAAAACTTGAGTTTAAGCAAGTGTATTATGACCTTGGGAACAACAAAAAGGACCATAACTAACAGAACATTTTCATCGCTTGCTCATTCTCCTTTGCAGTTCCTTAACctaacaagaactaaaatcacaGATATACAAGCTGGGGCTTTCTCTTGGCTGGGAGAATTAAAATCTCTGGATTTAGGAATAAATGAAATTGACCAGGAGATCAAAGGTCACGAATTTCAAGGTCTTAGTAATATTGAGACTATCTATCTTTCTTACAACAATCTCCTGACTTTGACAAGTGATTCATTTGCATTTGTTCCAAGTCTTCGAAAGCTGAGACTCAGGAAAGTTGGTTGCCGCAACCTTAATATCTCTCCCTCACCATTCCGCACATTACAAAATTTGACAATCTTGGATCTTGGCAACAACAATATTGCGAACATGAGAGAGGATGTGTTTGACGGACTCCACCAACTTGAAATTTTGGATCTGCAGCATAATAATCTGGCTCGGCTTTGGAAGCATGCCAACCCAGATGGTCTGGTCCTGTTCTTAAAAGGCCTTCAGAACCTACGTCTCCTTGATTTAGAATTTAATGGCTTTGATGAGATTCCAGGAAAAGTTTTCCATGGGTTACCTCAATTAAGAAGTTTGAATTTGGCGTCCAATAATTTGAACTTGCTCCCCGAGTTTGTATTTAATGACCTTGCATCTCTGACCTCGCTGTTTCTCCAGAAGAACCTTGTTACAGCAGTTGAGAAAGAAGTGTTTGGTACAGTTTTTGCAAACCTGAAAGAACTAGAGATGGGGGAAAATCCTTTTGACTGTACTTGTGAGAGTATTGCTTGGTTTGTTAACTGGCTCAATGGCAGCAAAACATATATCCCAGGTTTAAATCAGTACCTATGTAATACTCCACCTAAATATCATAGTACTCTGGTGATACACTTTGATACCTTGCCCTGTGATAATGCCCCCTTCAAGTTGCTCTACATTGTAAACACGACCGTCACATTGCTGCTTATTTTTGTGGTCCTACTCATCCACTTTATAGGATGGCGAATAAAATTCCTCTGGAGTGTGTCTGTAAACAGAGTGCTAGGATTCAGAGAAATAGACAGACCACAGCAACAGTTTGATTACGATGCCTACATCATCCATGCTCAGAAGGACAAGAATTGGGTGTTCAAGAACTTTATTCCTCTAGAAGGACGCAAAGAAAACAATGAACCCATCATCCGGTTTTGCTTAGAGGAACGAGACTTTGAAGCTGGAATATCTGAATTCGAAGCCATTGTCAACAGTATCAACAGGAGCAGGAAAACTATATTTGTTGTCACCAACCATCTTTTAAAAGATCCCTGGTGCAAAAG GTTCAAGGTACATCATGCCATACAGCAAGCTATTGAACAAAGTCGAGACTCCATCATACTGATTTTTCGACATGACATTCCTGATTATAAACTGAATCATGCACTTTGTTTACGAAGAGCCATGTTCAAATCTCGCTGCTTATTGGAGTGGCCAGCACAGAAGGAACGAGTCAATGCATTTTACCTGCAGCTAAAATCAGCCCTTAAATCTAGCAGTCGGATACAATGA
- the TLR3 gene encoding toll-like receptor 3 isoform X1: MRMLFICCLYLPFILLSFCVQCGSTGSVCKITNEVADCSHLKLTEIPSDLPTNITTLDISHNQLRTLPPANLTKYSQLVSLDAGFNSISKLHPELCQNLPLLNGLNLQHNQLHMLSDNVFTYCTRLRELNLGFNIIAIKNDPFKTLKNLKLLDVSHNVLSSTKLGSYQQLESLQELVMSQNKIVELKKEDFLFLSNSSLKILDLSSNPLTEFHPGCFRAIGNLYGLNLNRVHLGPPGTEKLCLELSSTSIQNLSLSQVQLSHISNSTFSRMQKTNLTILDLSNNYLSAIENGALVWFQNLKSLNLEDNKIAHLFSHSLDGLNNVNFLNLRNSIKQKIDDFAFQSLKRLECLIMDDNTFPEITPHMFTGLENLKNLSLSKCIMTLGTTKRTITNRTFSSLAHSPLQFLNLTRTKITDIQAGAFSWLGELKSLDLGINEIDQEIKGHEFQGLSNIETIYLSYNNLLTLTSDSFAFVPSLRKLRLRKVGCRNLNISPSPFRTLQNLTILDLGNNNIANMREDVFDGLHQLEILDLQHNNLARLWKHANPDGLVLFLKGLQNLRLLDLEFNGFDEIPGKVFHGLPQLRSLNLASNNLNLLPEFVFNDLASLTSLFLQKNLVTAVEKEVFGTVFANLKELEMGENPFDCTCESIAWFVNWLNGSKTYIPGLNQYLCNTPPKYHSTLVIHFDTLPCDNAPFKLLYIVNTTVTLLLIFVVLLIHFIGWRIKFLWSVSVNRVLGFREIDRPQQQFDYDAYIIHAQKDKNWVFKNFIPLEGRKENNEPIIRFCLEERDFEAGISEFEAIVNSINRSRKTIFVVTNHLLKDPWCKRFKVHHAIQQAIEQSRDSIILIFRHDIPDYKLNHALCLRRAMFKSRCLLEWPAQKERVNAFYLQLKSALKSSSRIQ, encoded by the exons atgaGGATGCTTTTTATTTGCTGCTTATATCTGCCTTTCATCCTTTTGTCATTCTGTGTTCAGTGCGGATCAACTGGGAGTGTTTGTAAAATCACAAACGAAGTGGCAGATTGTAGCCACTTAAAGTTAACAGAAATTCCCTCTGATCTTCCAACAAACATTACCACCTTGGATATTTCTCATAACCAGTTAAGGACGTTGCCACCCGCAAATCTTACGAAGTATAGTCAGCTTGTCTCCTTGGACGCGGGATTCAACAGCATCTCTAAACTGCATCCAGAACTATGCCAAAATTTGCCTTTGTTAAATGGTCTGAACCTTCAGCACAATCAACTGCATATGCTTTCTGACAACGTTTTTACTTACTGTACCCGTCTCAGGGAGCTTAACTTGGGATTTAACATAATAGCAATTAAAAATGATCCTTTCAAAACTCTCAAG AATTTGAAATTGTTGGATGTTTCTCATAACGTTCTGTCATCTACAAAATTAGGATCCTACCAACAGTTGGAGAGCCTCCAGGAGCTTGTGATGTCTCAGAATAAAATTGTTGAGTTAAAGAAAGAAGACTTCCTTTTTCTTAGTAACTCTTCATTAAAAATACTGGACTTGTCATCAAATCCCTTAACAGAG TTTCACCCAGGCTGTTTCCGGGCTATTGGAAATCTGTATGGACTTAACTTGAACAGAGTTCACCTGGGGCCTCCTGGAACAGAGAAACTTTGTTTAGAATTATCTAGCACAAGCATCCAGAATCTCTCACTGAGCCAAGTGCAACTTTCACATATTTCCAACTCGACTTTCAGTAGAATGCAAAAAACAAATCTTACTATATTAGACCTATCTAATAACTATTTGTCTGCGATTGAAAATGGTGCTCTTGTCTGGTTCCAAAATTTAAAGTCTTTAAATCTTGAGGACAATAAGATTGCACATCTGTTTTCTCATTCCTTGGATGGATTGAACAATGTGAATTTTCTGAATCTGAGAAACTCCATCAAGCAAAAAATTGATGATTTTGCTTTTCAGTCACTAAAACGTTTAGAGTGTCTTATTATGGATGATAATACATTTCCAGAGATTACTCCTCATATGTTTACCGGTTTGGAAAACTTGAAAAACTTGAGTTTAAGCAAGTGTATTATGACCTTGGGAACAACAAAAAGGACCATAACTAACAGAACATTTTCATCGCTTGCTCATTCTCCTTTGCAGTTCCTTAACctaacaagaactaaaatcacaGATATACAAGCTGGGGCTTTCTCTTGGCTGGGAGAATTAAAATCTCTGGATTTAGGAATAAATGAAATTGACCAGGAGATCAAAGGTCACGAATTTCAAGGTCTTAGTAATATTGAGACTATCTATCTTTCTTACAACAATCTCCTGACTTTGACAAGTGATTCATTTGCATTTGTTCCAAGTCTTCGAAAGCTGAGACTCAGGAAAGTTGGTTGCCGCAACCTTAATATCTCTCCCTCACCATTCCGCACATTACAAAATTTGACAATCTTGGATCTTGGCAACAACAATATTGCGAACATGAGAGAGGATGTGTTTGACGGACTCCACCAACTTGAAATTTTGGATCTGCAGCATAATAATCTGGCTCGGCTTTGGAAGCATGCCAACCCAGATGGTCTGGTCCTGTTCTTAAAAGGCCTTCAGAACCTACGTCTCCTTGATTTAGAATTTAATGGCTTTGATGAGATTCCAGGAAAAGTTTTCCATGGGTTACCTCAATTAAGAAGTTTGAATTTGGCGTCCAATAATTTGAACTTGCTCCCCGAGTTTGTATTTAATGACCTTGCATCTCTGACCTCGCTGTTTCTCCAGAAGAACCTTGTTACAGCAGTTGAGAAAGAAGTGTTTGGTACAGTTTTTGCAAACCTGAAAGAACTAGAGATGGGGGAAAATCCTTTTGACTGTACTTGTGAGAGTATTGCTTGGTTTGTTAACTGGCTCAATGGCAGCAAAACATATATCCCAGGTTTAAATCAGTACCTATGTAATACTCCACCTAAATATCATAGTACTCTGGTGATACACTTTGATACCTTGCCCTGTGATAATGCCCCCTTCAAGTTGCTCTACATTGTAAACACGACCGTCACATTGCTGCTTATTTTTGTGGTCCTACTCATCCACTTTATAGGATGGCGAATAAAATTCCTCTGGAGTGTGTCTGTAAACAGAGTGCTAGGATTCAGAGAAATAGACAGACCACAGCAACAGTTTGATTACGATGCCTACATCATCCATGCTCAGAAGGACAAGAATTGGGTGTTCAAGAACTTTATTCCTCTAGAAGGACGCAAAGAAAACAATGAACCCATCATCCGGTTTTGCTTAGAGGAACGAGACTTTGAAGCTGGAATATCTGAATTCGAAGCCATTGTCAACAGTATCAACAGGAGCAGGAAAACTATATTTGTTGTCACCAACCATCTTTTAAAAGATCCCTGGTGCAAAAG GTTCAAGGTACATCATGCCATACAGCAAGCTATTGAACAAAGTCGAGACTCCATCATACTGATTTTTCGACATGACATTCCTGATTATAAACTGAATCATGCACTTTGTTTACGAAGAGCCATGTTCAAATCTCGCTGCTTATTGGAGTGGCCAGCACAGAAGGAACGAGTCAATGCATTTTACCTGCAGCTAAAATCAGCCCTTAAATCTAGCAGTCGGATACAATGA